TAAAGCACGATTTCTTCATCTCTGTCATTATAAAGCTGATCTTGAGCTTTCTTCCTGCAGAACAGCATTCAACCTCCAAGAAACAGCAGCTGAAACTTGCAATTTAACACGCCCCCTTCAAGTGGAGCTTGTCACTAAATTGACAAGACCCAACTTAGAGATCAGAAACAGAAATCTGGGTCCAAGTAACGCCTTTGTGAATATATCTGCAGTTTGAAACCTTGATGAAATATGCAATGGTAAGATGAATCCCTGTTTGTACTTGTCTCTGACTATGTGACAGTCCATTTCTATatgttttgttctttcatGGAAAACTGGGTTGGTTGTTATATAGAGAGCTGATTGATTGTCACAGTGAAACTTAATACGCGTAGGAAGATTCACTTGCAATTCTTGCAATAGATTGTAAATCCATATGAGTTCACAAGTAGTGGTTGCCATGCTCCTATATTCTGCTTCTGCAGAAGACCTTGACACTGTTGTCTGCTTCTTTGTTTTCCATGAAATTAAAGCATTTCCTAGAAATACATAATATCCTGTGAGGGATTTCCTTGTATCCTTGCAACTAGCCCAATCAGCATCACAAAATGCTTGTAGTTCAAACTTGTCTTCTGAATTGAGCAATAGCCCTCTGTTTGATGTTCCTTTCAAGTACTTAACCATGTGAATGGCTGCTTCCCAATGAAACTTGCTAGGATGCTGCATATGCTGGCTTAATTGTTGGGTTCCATAGCATATGTCAGGCCTACTAAATCCCAAATAGAGCAATCTTCCGAGCAATCTTCTATAAGGTTCTGGATTCTGAAGTTGCTCACTGTCTGTGCTGCTGAGTTTAATTGCTGCTGGGAGAGGTGTGTTTGTTGCTTTTCCATAAGTAAGCCCCACATCACTAATGATGTCATGTATGTATTTGGTTTGAGAAATCATAATTCCCTCACTTGACCTGCAGATTTCTaaaccaagaaaaaatctGGCTTCTCCCAGATCCTTGATAGTAAACAGGTTATGTAAGTAGTCcttaatatcaattatagtATCTTGACAAGGTCCTGCAAGCAAaacatcatcaacataaacTAACAAGCAAAAAAGTCCTTTCTCAGTTTGTTTTGTGAATAGGCAATGGTCCAATTTAGACTGCCTAAAaccatatttttctaattgacATGTAAACTCTTGATTCCATTGTCTAGAGGCTTGTTTAAGCCCATACAAGgatctttttaatttacagaCATGATCCTTAGGAATTGTATATCCTTCAGGAGGAACCATATAGATATCTTCATCTAGAAATCCATGCAAAAAAGCATTATTAATGTCTAACTGATGTAAGTGCCATTTATGCTTAGCTCCTAAAGTAAGTAGGATTCTAATGGTGATAGCCTTAGCTACTGGTGAGAAACTATCAAGATAATCCACACCCTCTATTTGATTATATCCCTTTGCAACAAGTCTAGCTTTATATCTATCTATTGATCcatcttgttttaatttgagCTTATAAATCCATTTGCTGCCAATAACCTTCTTATCCTTaggtaattttgttatttccCAGGTTTCATTATCCTCTAAGGCCCTAATCTCATTATCCATGGCCTTAACCCACTCTTTGCCTTTCATAGCTTCACTAAAGTTCTTAGGTTCACTAGGATTGTTAGCAGCAATAAGAAAACATTTATGAATGTGATGAGAAGGTTGGATAAGAGGTATATctgtatttgtttttgtataagAACATGTGTAATCTTGCAATCTAACAGGCTGATTGGTCTGTCTAGTGGATCTCCTAAGGCCAACAGTTTGATTTTCATCTACATTGTTATTAATTCCTGTGTCTGCGGCTGTAGGTTGATCAAGGCCTTCAGTGTCATCAAAATCAGTATCAGAAAAGATTATAGGTAATGAACAGGAAATAGGATCACTGGACTCATTGTTATAGGGAAAAACATCTTCATAAAAGGTGACATCTCTAGATATCATcatggattttctttttaggtCATATACTTTGTAACCTTTTTGATTGGAGGCATAGCCTAAGAAAATACATTTCATGGCTTtaacatcaaattttgatttatgtggaatgttattagtgacaaaacaCATACATCCAAAGGTTCTAAGTGAGGAATAGTCCACAGGTTTATGGAAAAGAGTTTCATAGGGGGTTTTCCAATTGAGTAAGGGAGTAGGTgttctatttattagataagtAGATGTTAGAATAGTCTCTGTCCAAAACATCTTTGGGAGATTAGCTTGGAACATTAAGCACCTAGCCACTTGTAAAAggtgtttatgttttctttctactattccattttgttgtggagtATATGTGCATGTGGTTTGATGGATAATCCCTTCATTTTTAAAGAAGTTTTGGCAATGTTCTCCTAAGCATTCTGATCCATTATCACTTctaatcttttttattctacAATTAAACTGAGTGAGGACCATTTTATGAAACTCCTTTAGTAATTCTGTTGCTTGAGATTTTTGTTGCATAAGATAGGTCCATGTGCATCTAGAGTAATCATCAACCAAGGTAAGCATATAGGTACATCTAGCAAAAGAGAATTCATTATAGGGACCCCATATATCCACATGCAAAAGTTCAAAACAATTTTCAGAAACAGATGTACTGGTAGGAAATGGAAGCCTTTGTTGTTTGGCTTGTGAGCATATTTCACAGGTGAAGTCTTCATTCTTAACATGTTTAGACAAACCAGTATGTAGGAATACATTTTTGGACAAATGTCCTAATCTTTTGTGCCAAGTATCTAAGGAAACATGTGAAGCATAAAGGCCATATTCTCTGTGTTTGTAAGAGTTTCATCTATGTTCTTTCTGTCAAAAGACTGAGAATTCAAAATGTAAAGTTTCGCTACTAAATGTGCCACTGAAATGACCTCTCTAGTCTTGTGGTCCTGCATCACACAACAAGTTTCaaggaatttaattttgataNNNNNNNNNNTAATTTACTGGCAGAAAGTAGATTAAACGGTAAACTTGGAACAAATAAAACATcattcaaaatcaatttatcatttaattttatgactCCTGATTTTTGAACTTTGTGTTTATTCCCATCTGCAAGATGAACATAAACATTGAATAAATCATTGCTTTTATCAGAAAACATAAGGTCAGTATTACACATGTGAGATGTGGTGCCACTGTCAATAATCCAATCATCAAAATTTCCAGAATTAAGGGGATTATGATCAGCCATTTTACCTGAGAAGTTGTATTTGTCACCATCTGTTATAGTTAGTGTTTGAGGCTTCAGACCTCCAAGAAATTTGTGGAATTCAGATCTGAGTATCTCAGTGATTGCATTTCCATCAACAACACAATTCTCAGCATTCTTAACGTCTATGGCAGCAGCTGCTCTGTTGGACACAGGtatagttttctttctttgatcCATGAGTGTGTTATACCACTCAGGATATCCATGAATTTCAAAACAAGATTCTTTAAGGTGTCCTGATTTTCCACATTCTGTACAAATTTGTTGCCTTTTATCTTGAaacattcttttcttttgaaaatttttctgaaattctgGTTTCTTGTATACCTGCATTGCCATATTCTGAGAAGGATGGGATGGTTCCACAGCTTCCTCCTTTTGTTTCTCGATTCTTAGCACCATTGCATATGCCTTACTGATCATAGAAATCATTCAATCCCATAAGGAATTGAATGGtttgatcatgatttttaatgtCTGCATTCTCCTTTGCTGCTCTACAAGTACACTTAGGTGTGTACGTAATACTTGCCAATTCGTCCCACAATTTCTTTAGCTTAGAAAAATATGCAGAGACAGTTAACGAACCTTGAGATAAGCTACCGAGTTCTTTCTTTAATCTGCATGTTGCTTTGTCCGTATCTATTTTCCAATTCAATCCAAAGCTCCCTCGAAGTATTGGTGTACATAAAGCTTTCCACAATGTCTCGTGAAATGGAATTCAATATCCATGAAATAACCATGGAGTCTGCTTTATCCCATTGTTCCATttctttagaattttcttctgGTTTTGTTGTCTTCTTGGATGAAACTGAGTTTCGTCTTGGATATTAAGCCCAACTTTATCGACCTCCATGACAGGAAGTTTGTCCCGTCCAGCAGTGTGGTAACAAGGCATAAGCCTGGGTTATCACTCGGTTGTAGTTTGAATGCTTCCATTTCTTCAGCCATTCTTgaagttttgttttgttgtttcttgtaGACAAGAGTGTGTcaatcttgattttcttggGTGAAAAGAAGGGTAATCAGATACCATCAatgatggctctgataccatgtgaAATTCGTAGCGGAATGTAGAGAGAAAGTCATTTGGAAAGAATTGAGAGAAAGAAGCTCTGTAATTGCAGCAAAAGTGTCTAGCTTTCTGTTCTTGTTATTAACGAAGAAGAAGgtgtacaatatatatacgCTTAGCCACAACTAACTGAAGTTAACTCTAAAGTGCTATACACTAATAAAAGCGTGAGAACGACTATAAGGAAAAGCAACTTCTAATtacagaaaacaaataaaataaaacgcTCTTTCACTAATAAAGGTGTTATTCCTGTAAAGCACGATGTCTTCATCTCTGTCATTATAAAGCTGATCTTGAGCTTTCTTCCTGCAGAACAGCATTCAACCTCCAAGAAACTTGCAATTTAACACCCTCTCCCTCCTctctcatcatcatcgtcgTCCCCCTCCCTCTCTCCTCGTCACCACCCTCCTCGTTCCCATCCCTCCCACGCCCCATTCCCTTCCCCTTCCTTTCCCTTGTGTCCCCTTCAATAGCGCcaccccctccccctcccttTCCTCCCCAACCCTGTCACCCGTTCCCTCCACCGATTGCGCCTCCCACTTGCCTCCTTCCCCATTGGCggcatctctctctctatatatatatatatatataataagtttagactttaaattaaaattaaaatccaataatttttaaataaaaatataaatattattttaaattaaaaatataaatattattttaaattaaaaataaaaatatataaaaatggtGCATGTGATGGAACAAATGAGTCATGGGCGTTTTCgcttcatattaaaaaaaagggggggttAATTTgccgtttttttttttaaaaaagagttttttttttctcatttctcatattatatataggtatattatatttaacccAATATAAAAACATGACAAATCAAGATTATCTACTACGGTCATATAACATTAATCTATgtaattaaaaacttaaattttgacaacaattaatcaatttaatattcgtaataaatttaattataattaaaatatttattatactttttaattgtaactaatattttaatgatttcGTTCTGCTCTCAAATCCAGAAGTTTCTAACACGATcatatcttaattataaaatcagcATATCTTCACCATCCATTTCAAGAAACCGTGTTCCTAGGTTAGTTAATTATTCCGTGCTATTTCTTGCCCTGCAACACATgttatacaattataattaaattattaagtaCATGTACAATCAAACTCCACTGTCCTAGTGGAATTGTGGGCATGGGTCGGTCTCCACCAactcataattatgataaattgatgACTGCCCATCACATGATCATGAGGATTTCCAAACTGACATTCCACTGCATGCCTTCACCTTTTTTCCTTGCTTCATTCTGACTTCACCTTTTTCCCCAATATTAATGAACCAAAAGTGTGTTCCCActtcataatatttctttatttttggcaATATTCACGTTACCAACCCCACCATCTACAACTATAAATAGGTCTCCATGTTAACTTTGTACATGCTCACAAACATTTCCTTCACACACACTTTGCTACACacaattagggtaaattaagGAATTGAAGTCTCAATCATTAGGGCAGCCAAAAACCTATGGCAAAGTTGAAGTCCTATATCGTTCTTGCTTTTCTAGTTATATCAGCATTTGTGACCGTCTCTGAAAGTCGTGTCGCAAGGAAGGACCTTGGCTTGGACTTAGGCGGCTTGGGCGGCCTGGGGGTTGGCATAGGTGCTGGGATTGGTATTGGACTAGGAGGCGGTGGAAGCGGGTCTGGAGCTGGGGCTGGGTCTGGTTCGGGCTCCGGTGGTGGCGGTAGCTCGAGCAGTTCCAGCTCTAGTTCGAGTTCAAGCTCAAGTTCAAGTTCaggaggtggtggtggggcAGGCTCAGAAGCAGGCTCTTCTGCAGGATCCTCTGCTGGATCGCGAGCTGGGTCGGGTTCTGGTGGTGCAGGTTCGGAAGCTGGATCATCCGCTGGTTCACGGGCTGGATCGCGAGCTGGATCTAATGGCCACAGTCGATGAACGGTTTAGCACGACGAAATCAATCTAAACTGCATGTCATGAATGAgcttaatgcatgtgagacaAAAGAAGATTAAAATTGGAGTTGCAGTAATTATAATGttatatgtgtgtttgtgagtgtgtgaTCTAGAAAATAATGAAGGCAGCAATCCTGTAATGTAATATGCACTTCTTTGTACGGACATCCTTGTGTCTATGATTGTTGATTAATGAACAGGAATTAATGTTGAATAATGTAAGGTTTCATGCATGGGATATTCATCGTGGGATTTagtttgtgtgtgtgaaaaGGGTTTAAATTTGAACACACTATTTGTAGTTAAAGggtttaaaattacacttacgaCCATTGGGGGGTAAAAAAATACAccataattacattaattaaaggtaaaaaaaaaattcttcgGTCTTGAAACTAACAGTGTTTAGCATTTTTTATCATGTAACtttctctatttatttatttaattttttaagtgaCAAATGTAGCGTAGCACATTTTGCGCTACATTTCACGTTTAGTcctttttttgacaaatttagtcatatGTGACAATTCTGGTACTAACAATTTATAGTTATCGGACCAAAAATGATATCTATAAACTCCAGTTTGAAGGataccaaaattatcaatataggATTAAATTTGTCCAAAAAGAGCGAATGTGAGATGTCCATGACTAAATTCTCATAAGaaaaaggactaaatgtgtaaatagATCATGAGatgttacaaaataaaaaatataactttgcCTTAATTAAAAGATcagaaatggtttgttgactAATTAAAGTTCTTAGCTTATAAATTCTTGTAAACCTTAAAAGTtagttttgttaatttatttgacgAATTCGGTTTTATTTGCTTAAGCTAAAATgacataattcaaaataatgaatacGAAAACCAAAAAGATGCATGAcgcattttaatttttgagtagtttttttttatttttttcataaattaattataattacatcataaattttaattaatggtaACTATaacaatcaataaattattaattaaatattaaatatttataattaattaatatttattaattatgctagtaaattaattataactactaTTAAATTAAGTAGAACAAATTATGAGACCCCaacttaatatatatcacTGTTCATGTTGATGCCATTATAATCAACGAGCAGTACAAAAATTGATCGGGGttaaaatagtgaaaaattCCATAAAGACCTCCTCGTCCTTCATAAATTCAAGAATAACATAACATAACAAGAATTTGTATTATGCATCGGATCTTACTTGTCCTGATCGATCCAATAACCCAAAACGATGATCGTTGATCCTCAAGTCATCCAATTAGGGCACCCAACGTGATATGTGGGACCAGGTAACAATTCATCCTCTATGAATAGTGGTTGACcccattaaatatatatatattaaatatattgaagtCAAACTCTTCGATCCCCGTCATTTTTCTGACTTTACATctattgatggatttgaaataatgaattataattcCTGAAACAAatccttaaattaattctatattatgaaaaggattttaaattattgaattgactatattttgttagatatggatggatttcaaattcttataATACAGAgccatttgaaattttttttttttttaattttcaatggaatccaaatttatcaatcaaaatataacTTACGCGAATTCTAATTTACACATCAGAGTATCGATTTTAACTGAAAGCTACCCCATCAACTGTAACGACTTATTTTGTAGAtcaatctatttttctaaatcaagaaaaacctTTGTGGACCCCACCTCTTataccttttttctttttttttaacaaaaaccaCCTAGAGGTGGAGGAGCTTTTCGAAGTCCTCAATCtttctatattaaaatgcacaaaatagtTATAGCGGAGAGCTAGCTCCCTAGAATTTATagcaaaatcataaataaggagtactactcccttacaaatagagcaatattaaataagaagtACTATTCTCTTACAACAAAGGACACGAACAGGTGACATCGACCCCAACCCGAATCAAAGTCACAAGTCACTATTTGTTTATATGATTTTCATTAAGCATTCGAAATTAGTAGACGAGACAATGAGCAATAtaacatttttctctcttgaccatatcaaaaatattaaataatcatttacccaataatatatacaaacaaaacaataacaaaagttttaattacttaattaaaatgatgTCGGACTCCAATTCCTCCACTAACgcatacacaaaataaaagattttaaaattttgagagagagggagaatgAGATAGTGTGAACAAATTAGTATTtaatagagagaaaatgagatattttggtgaataatatatttattatatgattgatttataatttaaataaaatgatcaatcacataagtaattatatttattatgtaattggtGGGGTTTGACTAAATGTGATCTGAATAAGGATTTTCGGACAAAATCtgaatttaggataaattacaataaattcacatgAGGTTTCACATAATAACGatactccttttttttttaaacattacCAATACCTTCTAATATTCGATGAaagtatgtaattttttatgacggcctgaaattgtcaactttgactttacatgtatttttttcttttaaagaaatataaaatttgtaaaaaaaaaaaaaaagtggactagttggataaaaatattatacagaattattcattaatccataaaaatattaaaaaaattcaaaagataagaaaaattataggaaaatTAGAAGtttagtcccgtaacttaGGACGGGTGACATTCTTGGTCTTGTACGAAAtaattttcgtaatttagCTTTGtgactttataattttggcaattttaatccttctTTGATAATTTGgctgaaaaattgcatatgtTTGCACAtgactcaattaaattttaactttagCCCTGTAAATTAATTGgtacaggacaaaaaataccaattttcatcctaaattacaagactaaaattgtgaTAGGATCATGTGCTGATCACATGGAATTTGGCCTCAAAAGCTGAAAAttgcaacaacaaaaaatgaaagatatAGGGTTGAATTGTGAAAATCAGTTCATACAGGATCAAAAATGCCACGCCCCATAAGCTACAAGACTAAGGTTGCATTttgtttattcaaaattatgattcgTAGTCCACaaggatattttaattagtttaccataaaaattaaatgaaaacataatgaATACTAAtgtattaaaatcaaaagaacatattaataatatttcaaataaagaaaaattaggaaaaaaatgcaagcaattatctgtttatgaaaaaaaaataattatttttctatattttttaaaatataacaatttaccccctgtgttttctaaaaaatacaagagataaattactattttttttaataaaaggataatttactcatttataatattaaaaaaaagtaaattatagtaaactcccaaaaaaaaaaattatgtcaaattttaaaaatcacgttgtaatttatgaaatttaatatgttaGGTGAGGAGAGTGGGCGGCGGCGACATCCAAAGCTCACAATGATAATGGGAAGGCACATGAGGAGTCCAACAAAGTATCCACTGCATTTCCATCCACAAATTCTCAACTCTGTCATTTTCCCataatgatgaaaaaattaaactaattagtcATCTTCCTCCCATTCTATAGTTCAAGCGTCACGttttgattgtaattttaccATATAGTAATCgggtaaatagcaatttatctttctatgatattgaaaatgagcacattactctgttatgaaagaaatatagcaatttatccccctatacttttttactatttgttttgtcataagggggtaatttgctcatttgcaatagcACAAgggagttgcttgcatttttccctataGTAATTATTGCCGCACAAGGcaaaaattatagttgttaGCAATAgtactaatttattacattctaAATCGTGTAGTAACTCAGTCGTACCGTGTTACAATTGTAGCCGCATtacaagaataataattattgtcttaTACACCAACAATTCTTGCTACGATGTGGCACAGGCCAATAAGCAGACTTCTTTCATGATCTTGTACTGATTGCTCGATTGGTATTTGTAGTAAGTAGTGGGTCTCGAGAAGTTACAACCATCCGTCAACTAGCCTACTGCGTAAATCTCACCTTACAGAGTGCAAAGTGCTTTTTCAAGTATCAGTTGATGAGTTTCTAACCAAACGGATAGCATCTCGTATTAGGATTGTTAACGAGTAGGTTTTGGCCCTATCTAGGTCCATAGATTGCTGACGGAATTGGGCCGGCCCTCCTTGATAGTTGGATTTACTTTACAATTGCCCAACCCATGATTTCTTGCTAAGGCCCGCAACTACTGGCCCAAATCCAGGATAAATCCCAGATTGCTGTCTAGCCCATTTTAGGTGGACTAAAGtgttttttttggcaattttatccTCACATGTTAGATGGTTaaagactaaaataccccttgTAGTTgcaaaaattacaagacaatTCTATTCGAAGTACAGTTCCGAATCATTATCGTCATTTGTAAacaagttataaaaatatcatatccctaaaaatctcaaattttaatcacctttttttgtcataataatgAGTAAATTGGacctaaaaataatataataacttATGTGGtctttgaaaaatattcaaatcaaaaagAGTTACTTTGTTTTGGGTCCCAATAAgcataaatttattgataaaaatagaaaataaaaggaaaaactaaacaattattgataaatttcattatattgaatgatttaataaatcatttct
This Sesamum indicum cultivar Zhongzhi No. 13 linkage group LG5, S_indicum_v1.0, whole genome shotgun sequence DNA region includes the following protein-coding sequences:
- the LOC105162879 gene encoding putative glycine-rich cell wall structural protein 1; the protein is MAKLKSYIVLAFLVISAFVTVSESRVARKDLGLDLGGLGGLGVGIGAGIGIGLGGGGSGSGAGAGSGSGSGGGGSSSSSSSSSSSSSSSSSGGGGGAGSEAGSSAGSSAGSRAGSGSGGAGSEAGSSAGSRAGSRAGSNGHSR